A DNA window from Thalassospiraceae bacterium LMO-JJ14 contains the following coding sequences:
- a CDS encoding PAS domain-containing protein, translated as MALSLRRKKVTEETEKPNKQDGASAGATDEKELPNDALPPRKVNKFFIAGVAFIATLIIGAAILAKVYVDEELKRETQAWQVRLGIVADSRVGAVNDWIDDNFKVMRELTQNASLQLYMSELASAAPATDPSAAPASELSAADSLLQGLDGSGAGGAGIGASASHGFLRNLLIATAERTAFKAPPPVGEIAANVERVGVAGLGLVDKNAEPIISTPDMPPITGRIKEAVRKALDGDPAIIDMYLGASGEPTIGFALPVYAVQDGGAGAKGIGAVIGIRLIDASLWDQLVQPGTLTKTAETLLVRKSGGKVEYLSPLRDGTAALKRTMALASPNLAVSEAINIPGSFVNNLDYSGDRVLMVSREVAQIPWILVRKVSRDEALGPIENRLNFILGVFIAIIVIVSLTILFVWKNAASARASEALHRAQVMLERFENLTKFMRMVTDNQPTQIVAVDRNTVYTFANMPVAEANGIPITDIKGKTMASVIGPIKAQEYGGLVKKVIDDFERQQKLFEFGDPEITDPDDDNAYQMVKVDGLPLRGDRDYPPGCLLVIDDITELQLARLRSEKMMKELIDTLVSVVDRRDPFSANHSSRVAEVSRAIAQEMGMEDIDVRTVDISGSLMNLGKIFVPEELLMKTEDLTDEERMLVSNAYLTTVDLIEHVTFEGPVVETIRQFGETWDGKGPLGLKDEEIIHTSRILAVANAFVGMVSPRAYRGAMPFRKVSDIMMEMSESKFDRKPVTALINYLENRGGMRRWAHFRVDPTIEDAAE; from the coding sequence ATGGCGTTAAGTCTTCGCCGCAAGAAAGTGACAGAAGAAACAGAAAAACCGAACAAGCAAGACGGTGCATCCGCCGGCGCGACCGATGAGAAGGAATTGCCGAACGATGCGCTCCCTCCACGTAAAGTTAACAAGTTCTTCATCGCCGGCGTAGCATTCATCGCAACACTGATTATCGGCGCGGCAATCCTTGCAAAAGTCTATGTCGATGAGGAACTGAAGCGCGAGACGCAAGCCTGGCAGGTCCGTCTCGGCATTGTTGCCGATTCGCGGGTTGGCGCCGTCAACGACTGGATCGATGACAATTTCAAGGTAATGCGCGAACTGACGCAAAATGCGTCACTGCAACTTTACATGTCCGAACTGGCATCTGCTGCCCCCGCAACCGACCCGAGCGCCGCGCCTGCGAGTGAACTTTCAGCCGCCGACTCGCTGCTTCAAGGGTTGGATGGCAGTGGCGCGGGGGGTGCCGGTATCGGTGCCAGCGCCTCGCATGGATTCCTCAGAAATCTTTTGATAGCGACGGCCGAGCGCACGGCCTTCAAGGCACCGCCACCGGTCGGCGAAATTGCCGCCAACGTAGAACGTGTCGGCGTTGCCGGCCTTGGGCTCGTCGACAAGAATGCCGAACCGATCATCTCAACGCCAGACATGCCGCCGATCACAGGGCGCATCAAGGAAGCTGTGCGCAAGGCGCTCGATGGCGACCCTGCTATTATCGACATGTATCTGGGCGCCAGCGGCGAACCCACCATCGGCTTTGCTTTGCCGGTCTATGCCGTGCAGGACGGCGGCGCCGGTGCCAAGGGGATTGGCGCTGTAATCGGCATACGCCTTATCGACGCATCTCTTTGGGACCAGCTCGTTCAGCCTGGCACGCTGACGAAAACCGCCGAAACGCTGCTGGTCAGAAAGTCCGGCGGCAAGGTCGAATACCTGTCGCCGCTACGCGACGGCACGGCGGCCTTGAAACGCACCATGGCGTTGGCATCGCCGAACCTTGCGGTTTCCGAAGCCATCAATATTCCGGGAAGCTTCGTCAACAACCTTGATTACAGCGGCGACCGCGTGCTGATGGTATCTCGCGAAGTTGCGCAGATACCATGGATACTGGTCCGCAAGGTCTCGCGCGACGAGGCGCTGGGGCCGATTGAAAATCGGCTGAACTTCATCCTCGGTGTGTTTATCGCGATCATCGTCATCGTTTCCCTGACGATCCTGTTCGTCTGGAAGAACGCAGCCTCTGCCCGCGCTTCCGAAGCCCTGCATCGCGCACAGGTCATGTTGGAGCGTTTCGAGAACCTGACCAAGTTCATGCGCATGGTTACCGACAACCAGCCGACGCAGATCGTCGCCGTCGACCGCAACACCGTCTATACATTTGCCAATATGCCTGTTGCCGAGGCCAACGGTATTCCCATCACGGATATCAAGGGGAAGACCATGGCCAGCGTTATCGGCCCGATAAAGGCACAGGAATACGGTGGGCTTGTGAAAAAAGTCATCGATGATTTCGAACGCCAGCAGAAATTGTTCGAATTCGGCGACCCTGAAATTACCGATCCCGATGACGACAATGCCTATCAGATGGTCAAGGTAGACGGCTTGCCACTTCGTGGCGACCGCGACTATCCGCCGGGCTGTCTTCTGGTCATCGACGACATCACCGAATTACAGTTGGCGCGCCTCAGATCCGAAAAGATGATGAAGGAGCTGATCGATACCCTGGTCAGCGTCGTCGACCGCCGCGATCCGTTCTCGGCAAACCATTCATCGCGCGTTGCCGAAGTTTCTCGCGCCATCGCTCAGGAAATGGGGATGGAGGACATCGACGTGCGCACCGTCGACATCTCAGGCAGCCTGATGAATCTCGGCAAGATTTTCGTCCCTGAAGAATTGCTGATGAAGACCGAGGACCTGACCGATGAAGAACGGATGCTTGTCTCTAATGCCTACCTGACGACGGTCGATTTAATAGAACACGTTACCTTCGAAGGTCCAGTTGTGGAAACCATCCGCCAGTTCGGCGAAACATGGGACGGCAAAGGGCCGCTTGGCCTTAAGGACGAAGAAATCATTCATACCTCGCGGATTCTGGCCGTCGCCAATGCCTTTGTCGGCATGGTCAGTCCACGCGCCTATCGCGGCGCCATGCCGTTCAGAAAAGTTTCCGATATCATGATGGAAATGTCGGAAAGCAAGTTCGACAGGAAGCCGGTAACGGCTCTGATCAACTATCTGGAAAACCGGGGCGGCATGCGGCGCTGGGCGCATTTCCGGGTCGACCCCACCATCGAAGACGCCGCGGAATAA
- a CDS encoding transglutaminase-like cysteine peptidase produces the protein MTAVASVSAASAGESPQPSFFNTVEVRSKNLSPFKKWLSALARYSKEAKAPARVPCPPGDELHICSYDDWTNFLKTLKGKAPLVQLNEVNNRINQAKYITDSANWGKSDYWATPAEFMARFGDCEDYAILKYLSLRRLGWKENDLRVVAVKDLNLKVGHAVLIVFFKHPKTGQILQLLLDNQIKTIANAASIRHYQPVFSINKYFWWRHTPVTG, from the coding sequence ATGACCGCCGTTGCAAGCGTGTCTGCCGCTTCAGCGGGCGAATCGCCACAACCGAGCTTTTTTAACACTGTTGAGGTTCGTTCGAAAAACCTGTCGCCGTTCAAGAAATGGCTGTCCGCTCTGGCTCGTTATTCCAAGGAGGCGAAGGCTCCGGCCAGGGTCCCCTGTCCGCCGGGCGATGAACTGCATATCTGCAGTTACGACGACTGGACGAACTTCCTGAAAACACTGAAAGGCAAGGCGCCGCTGGTGCAGTTGAACGAAGTCAACAACCGTATCAATCAGGCGAAATACATCACTGACTCGGCAAATTGGGGAAAGAGCGATTACTGGGCGACCCCGGCGGAGTTTATGGCCCGTTTCGGCGATTGCGAGGATTATGCAATCCTAAAGTATCTGTCGCTCAGAAGGCTGGGCTGGAAGGAAAACGACCTGCGCGTCGTCGCCGTCAAGGACCTCAACCTGAAGGTCGGCCACGCTGTTCTGATCGTGTTCTTCAAGCACCCTAAAACCGGGCAGATTCTGCAGCTTTTACTGGATAACCAGATCAAGACCATCGCCAACGCGGCAAGCATCCGCCATTACCAGCCGGTTTTTTCCATCAACAAGTACTTCTGGTGGCGGCACACGCCGGTCACGGGATGA